In one window of Arachis ipaensis cultivar K30076 chromosome B06, Araip1.1, whole genome shotgun sequence DNA:
- the LOC107648580 gene encoding transcription factor RAX2, translated as MGRAPCCDKANVKRGPWSPEEDEKLKNYIDKYGTGGNWIALPQKVGLKRCGKSCRLRWLNYLRPNIKHGQFSEAEDRVICNLFATIGSRWSIIASQLPGRTDNDIKNYWNTKLKKKMMAIHDNNNNNLLSSSILQRKPPTPPHHEQVTLLSMLQNNPTSSSFISHHGPADGSSYSSSYSSSLLSSGGNNSSTSNSNFQGQESNLMGHSMFVFGGEATANSCSSSDASCSNNNNNNHVIEHDHHHHGTFVDLYNNNNNNGGILWGENPLVEDYGIVEEIKELTATTTTTSTTNCNNNFLLAEKKTDERVMYYY; from the exons ATGGGAAGAGCTCCATGCTGTGACAAGGCTAATGTAAAGAGAGGGCCATGGTCTCCTGAAGAAGATGAGAAGCTGAAGAACTACATAGACAAATATGGCACTGGTGGTAATTGGATTGCTCTTCCACAAAAAGTTG GCTTGAAAAGATGTGGAAAGAGCTGTAGACTTAGATGGCTTAATTATCTGAGGCCTAACATTAAGCATGGTCAGTTCTCTGAAGCAGAAGATAGAGTAATCTGCAACCTCTTTGCTACCATTGGAagcag GTGGTCAATAATAGCATCTCAATTACCTGGGAGAACTGACAATGATATCAAGAATTACTGGAACACCAAGCTCAAGAAGAAAATGATGGCCAtccatgataataataataataatctattatcttcttcaattcttcaaaGGAAGCCTCCTACTCCCCCTCATCATGAACAAGTTACCCTTTTATCCATGTTGCAAAATAAtccaacatcatcatcattcatcagcCATCATGGTCCTGCTGATGGATCATCCTATTCTTCTTCATACTCATCAAGCCTTCTGAGTAGTGGTGGAAATAACTCTTCCACTTCCAATTCCAATTTTCAAGGGCAAGAAAGTAATTTGATGGGACATAGCATGTTTGTGTTTGGGGGTGAAGCTACTGCTAATAGCTGCAGTTCTTCTGATGCTAGCTGcagcaataacaacaacaacaatcatgtGATAGagcatgatcatcatcaccatggAACTTTTGTTGATCtctacaataacaataataataatggtggaataTTATGGGGAGAAAATCCATTGGTGGAGGATTATGGCATAGTAGAAGAAATCAAAGAGCTAACAGCCACTACTACTACTACATCTACTACTAATTGTAACAATAACTTTTTGTTAGCTGAAAAGAAGACAGACGAAAGGGTCATGTACTACTATTGA